In one window of Candidatus Avedoeria danica DNA:
- a CDS encoding glycerophosphoryl diester phosphodiesterase membrane domain-containing protein, producing the protein MTDPPLRPPPSPFGDDNPLAAPLGVGDVLDGAFRLYRAHFGPMLLSAAIVMVPLGIMAAQMLGPTQAAQLGVFQAMLRQREAFDASALDSAAPFPILAMCLLVPLQILGTLLTRLVLTQQAVDAFKGRTRSVGDRFRIAFPRLPSYAAMGCLVWLLIGIVVIALGLAGAVAMGAVGVFAAAAGAGSGATVLAAVLVGAALLAMFVGIGGAALYLSGRWVAALPTLVLVTPDPIAALGTSWQLTARRPWRAMGFTLLLLLLNYALTAILTTPLYFASVLMPPSTAAALGMVIQALGAIVAILILPLSTAAVVVFHYDLRLRAERAP; encoded by the coding sequence ATGACCGATCCGCCGCTCCGCCCCCCACCCTCGCCGTTCGGCGACGACAACCCGCTCGCGGCGCCGCTCGGCGTCGGCGACGTCCTGGACGGCGCGTTTCGGTTGTACCGGGCCCACTTCGGGCCGATGCTCCTCTCGGCGGCCATCGTCATGGTGCCGCTCGGGATCATGGCGGCGCAGATGCTCGGACCGACACAGGCCGCGCAGCTGGGCGTCTTCCAGGCGATGCTCCGGCAGCGCGAAGCGTTCGACGCGTCGGCCTTGGACTCCGCGGCGCCGTTTCCGATCCTGGCGATGTGCCTCCTCGTGCCATTGCAGATTCTCGGAACCCTGCTCACCCGCCTCGTCCTGACCCAGCAGGCGGTCGATGCCTTCAAGGGCCGGACGCGCAGCGTGGGCGATCGGTTCCGGATCGCGTTCCCCCGGCTGCCGAGCTACGCCGCGATGGGCTGTCTCGTCTGGCTGCTGATCGGCATCGTCGTCATCGCCCTCGGTCTGGCCGGCGCCGTGGCGATGGGGGCCGTCGGCGTGTTCGCCGCCGCGGCCGGCGCCGGGTCGGGGGCGACGGTGCTCGCGGCCGTGCTCGTCGGCGCCGCGCTGCTCGCGATGTTCGTCGGGATCGGCGGCGCCGCGCTCTACCTGTCCGGCCGCTGGGTCGCGGCGCTGCCAACCCTGGTGCTCGTCACGCCGGACCCGATCGCCGCCCTCGGCACGAGCTGGCAGCTCACGGCGCGCCGCCCGTGGCGCGCGATGGGATTCACGCTGCTGCTGTTGCTGTTGAACTACGCCCTGACAGCCATTCTCACGACGCCGCTCTACTTCGCTTCGGTCCTGATGCCGCCCTCGACCGCCGCCGCACTCGGCATGGTGATCCAGGCGCTCGGGGCGATCGTCGCGATCCTCATCCTGCCCCTGTCGACCGCTGCCGTCGTCGTGTTCCACTACGACCTCCGCCTGCGCGCCGAACGGGCGCCGTGA
- a CDS encoding DUF4129 domain-containing protein → MTAVDRLRDAGRWWIARTAVLGILVALGGVAGCRGTPASTPSSAPPARPLGTPTALTLAAYGDRVGTAAAVLANAPRAATTRAAARTQPDVLATMRALVGSPAPVALRPNAVGEAGSAAEGAAVEGDPSGRVILAQPLAAGARGTAEGTSQPSGTQASTSSDAAVSAMARLEIVRDELDASRADDTAAHAAALDRVLADPAFRDPRSLWQRGWEWVTDRFRRWWGSRGLSSGAGETALRLGQAIGWAVAFIVVATTAVWVARLIARLTDAPRVPNAPGSPPSTPAEARARAEADAGAGDFRSAVRQLYLAALLVLESNGLLRPDRSRTNREQLASLAGDEALRAHMAAVVDTFDRVWYGVTVPDGATFRTYADDVHQLEVLARRASAPPRAGARPTSTPGVPAAPAGDTQ, encoded by the coding sequence GTGACCGCGGTCGACCGCCTGCGCGATGCAGGCCGGTGGTGGATCGCTCGGACGGCAGTGCTCGGCATCCTCGTCGCCCTCGGCGGCGTCGCCGGCTGCCGCGGCACGCCAGCGTCAACGCCGTCGTCGGCACCGCCCGCCCGCCCGTTGGGCACCCCGACCGCGCTGACGCTGGCCGCGTACGGCGACCGCGTCGGAACGGCCGCCGCCGTGCTGGCGAACGCGCCCCGCGCTGCCACGACGCGCGCCGCGGCGCGCACCCAGCCTGACGTCCTTGCGACGATGCGGGCCCTCGTCGGCTCGCCGGCGCCGGTCGCGCTGCGTCCGAACGCCGTCGGGGAGGCAGGGTCGGCCGCGGAAGGAGCGGCCGTGGAAGGAGATCCTTCGGGGCGTGTGATCCTTGCCCAGCCGCTGGCGGCGGGAGCGCGCGGGACGGCCGAAGGGACCTCGCAGCCGAGCGGCACGCAAGCGTCCACGTCGAGCGACGCGGCCGTGAGCGCAATGGCCCGGCTCGAGATCGTTCGCGACGAGTTGGACGCGAGCCGTGCGGATGACACGGCGGCACATGCGGCGGCGCTGGACCGTGTGCTGGCGGATCCGGCGTTCCGCGACCCGCGCTCGCTCTGGCAGCGCGGGTGGGAATGGGTGACGGACCGGTTCCGGCGCTGGTGGGGCAGCCGCGGGCTGTCGAGCGGCGCGGGCGAGACCGCGCTGCGGCTCGGCCAGGCCATCGGCTGGGCGGTCGCATTCATCGTCGTCGCGACCACCGCCGTCTGGGTCGCCCGCCTGATCGCCCGCCTCACCGACGCCCCGCGCGTTCCGAACGCGCCGGGCTCACCGCCGTCCACGCCGGCCGAAGCGCGCGCACGGGCCGAGGCCGATGCCGGCGCGGGCGACTTCCGCTCGGCCGTCCGCCAGCTCTACCTGGCGGCGCTCCTCGTCCTCGAGTCGAACGGCCTGCTGCGCCCGGACCGCAGCCGGACGAACCGCGAGCAGCTGGCGTCGCTGGCCGGCGACGAGGCGCTGCGCGCGCACATGGCCGCCGTCGTCGACACGTTCGATCGGGTGTGGTACGGCGTGACCGTGCCCGACGGCGCGACGTTTCGCACATATGCGGACGATGTCCACCAGCTCGAGGTCCTCGCGCGGCGCGCATCCGCCCCGCCGCGTGCGGGGGCCCGGCCGACGTCGACGCCCGGCGTGCCAGCGGCGCCGGCCGGGGACACGCAGTGA
- a CDS encoding DUF4350 domain-containing protein yields MTASPSARLSRSAAGLLAALLGALLLAGVLFGGGPAAAPRPPYALDSAQPDGLLALVRWLERLDYDVATLDSAAPPAEDDALLFIWPGTERYTPDEAAALERWVHAGGTLALIGPGFREQALATRFGVRLGESGGPGGGPSGPLSRPTLAAQQPLVPDGPTGYGALVRSPLDLDDAPAAVAVIGAPGRPTVAVQRLGTGRIWHFAPQHDFTNERLADSADRAFMAPLVRHVPAGGRVRLDAYHLGVEAAADGGDGTGTLRGWLWASGPGRAVLWLAALAFAALALAGVRLGPPLPFAAAGARRTEAEFVTAMAALHRRAGDRALVADHARARLLGRAGKDDLDAATAARVEAAVAGLAAARDEAAVLRWVVEADDILTALNGGTKPQATRGRRR; encoded by the coding sequence GTGACCGCGTCCCCATCGGCGCGCCTGTCGCGCAGCGCAGCCGGACTGCTGGCCGCGCTGCTCGGCGCCCTCCTGCTGGCCGGCGTGCTCTTCGGCGGCGGGCCGGCCGCGGCGCCGCGGCCGCCGTACGCCCTCGACAGCGCCCAGCCCGACGGCCTGCTCGCCCTCGTCCGGTGGCTCGAACGCCTGGACTACGACGTCGCGACGCTGGACTCCGCCGCCCCGCCGGCCGAGGACGACGCGCTGCTGTTCATCTGGCCGGGCACGGAACGCTACACGCCGGACGAGGCAGCGGCGCTCGAGCGGTGGGTGCATGCCGGCGGCACGCTGGCCCTCATCGGGCCCGGTTTCCGCGAGCAGGCGCTGGCGACTCGCTTCGGCGTGCGGCTCGGTGAATCGGGCGGGCCCGGCGGCGGGCCGAGCGGCCCGCTGTCGCGCCCGACGCTCGCCGCCCAGCAGCCGCTCGTCCCGGACGGTCCGACCGGCTACGGCGCGCTCGTCCGATCGCCCCTCGACCTCGACGACGCCCCCGCCGCCGTGGCGGTCATCGGCGCGCCGGGACGGCCGACCGTGGCCGTGCAGCGGCTCGGCACGGGCCGGATCTGGCACTTCGCGCCGCAGCACGACTTCACGAACGAACGGTTGGCGGACAGCGCCGACCGCGCCTTCATGGCCCCGCTCGTGCGCCATGTTCCGGCGGGCGGCCGCGTGCGACTGGACGCCTATCATCTGGGCGTCGAAGCAGCCGCGGACGGCGGCGACGGAACGGGCACGCTGCGCGGCTGGCTCTGGGCGAGCGGTCCGGGCCGGGCGGTCCTCTGGCTTGCGGCGCTCGCGTTCGCCGCGCTGGCCCTTGCCGGCGTCCGCCTCGGCCCGCCGCTCCCGTTCGCGGCTGCCGGCGCGCGGCGCACCGAGGCGGAGTTCGTTACGGCGATGGCAGCGCTCCACCGCCGCGCCGGGGACCGCGCGCTCGTGGCCGACCATGCCCGCGCGCGGCTGCTCGGCAGGGCGGGCAAGGACGATCTCGACGCGGCGACGGCAGCGCGGGTGGAGGCGGCGGTCGCAGGATTGGCGGCGGCGCGTGATGAGGCAGCGGTGCTGCGGTGGGTCGTCGAGGCGGACGACATCCTGACCGCGTTGAACGGCGGCACGAAACCCCAAGCGACACGAGGACGACGACGATGA
- a CDS encoding MoxR family ATPase — MTLHDLSDRWQALRDQAAKVVVGQDDAFEQVIVAVVAGGHVLLEGVPGIGKTLLARTVAGLIDAPFRRVQFTPDLMPSDIIGTQVFDLTRGQFFLKKGPVFTSVLLADEINRAPAKTQAGLLEAMEERQVTIEGERHALPDPYIVIATQNPVEYEGTYPLPEAQLDRFLFKIVLPYPPAAVEREVLRRYHTGFDARNLAAAGLTPVLHPNDLPAVRAVVAAVTVEDGVLDYIGRITGATRESSDLLLGASPRASIGLLLASKAAAALAGRDYVTPDDVKRLAPAIYRHRIILRPEAEIDGLDADAVIGRLLDGIPVPR; from the coding sequence ATGACCCTTCACGACCTCAGCGACCGCTGGCAGGCGCTGCGCGACCAAGCGGCCAAGGTGGTCGTCGGGCAGGACGATGCGTTCGAGCAGGTGATCGTGGCCGTCGTGGCCGGCGGGCACGTCCTGCTGGAGGGCGTGCCCGGCATCGGCAAGACGCTGCTGGCGCGCACCGTGGCCGGGCTGATCGACGCGCCGTTCCGGCGGGTGCAGTTCACGCCCGACCTCATGCCGTCGGACATCATCGGCACCCAGGTGTTCGATCTGACGCGGGGCCAGTTCTTCCTCAAGAAGGGTCCGGTGTTCACGTCCGTCCTGCTGGCCGACGAGATCAACCGCGCCCCGGCCAAGACGCAGGCCGGCCTGCTCGAGGCGATGGAGGAGCGCCAGGTGACGATCGAGGGCGAGCGGCACGCGTTGCCCGACCCGTACATCGTCATCGCCACGCAGAACCCGGTGGAGTACGAGGGCACGTACCCGCTGCCCGAGGCGCAACTCGACCGCTTCTTGTTCAAGATCGTCCTGCCCTACCCGCCCGCGGCGGTGGAGCGCGAGGTGCTCCGCCGCTACCACACCGGCTTCGACGCCCGCAACCTGGCCGCCGCCGGCCTGACGCCGGTCCTCCACCCGAACGACCTGCCGGCCGTGCGCGCCGTCGTGGCGGCCGTCACCGTCGAGGACGGCGTGCTGGACTACATCGGCCGGATCACCGGCGCCACGCGCGAGAGCTCTGATCTCTTGCTCGGCGCAAGCCCGCGCGCCTCGATCGGCCTGCTGCTGGCCAGCAAGGCCGCCGCCGCCCTCGCCGGCCGGGACTACGTCACCCCCGACGACGTGAAGCGCCTCGCGCCGGCGATCTACCGCCACCGGATCATCCTGCGCCCCGAGGCCGAGATCGACGGGCTGGACGCGGACGCCGTGATCGGTCGGTTGCTCGACGGCATCCCGGTGCCGCGGTAG